The Streptomonospora litoralis genome window below encodes:
- a CDS encoding DUF5709 domain-containing protein, with the protein MSENHPEENEFPDDPVNETAADWEEAGLPAQEDTTEDQPLPGRVPTAIDESGSTGTEKESGEPLEESGEPLDDALAREQPDVPGALGSTARTADEFPPPGPEQETGGVRVVESDEGVREDAEDTMIARDAGVDRQAFSAEESAVHEEDESELS; encoded by the coding sequence ATGAGCGAGAACCACCCGGAGGAGAACGAGTTCCCGGACGACCCGGTCAACGAGACCGCCGCCGATTGGGAGGAAGCCGGGCTGCCTGCGCAGGAGGACACCACCGAGGACCAGCCGCTGCCGGGCCGGGTTCCCACCGCCATCGACGAATCCGGCTCGACCGGCACGGAGAAGGAGTCGGGCGAACCGCTGGAGGAGTCCGGCGAACCGCTCGACGACGCGCTCGCGCGCGAGCAGCCGGACGTCCCCGGCGCCCTCGGCAGCACAGCCCGCACGGCCGACGAGTTTCCCCCGCCGGGGCCGGAGCAGGAGACCGGCGGAGTGCGCGTGGTCGAGTCCGACGAAGGCGTCCGCGAGGACGCCGAGGACACCATGATCGCCCGCGACGCCGGTGTCGACCGTCAGGCCTTCAGCGCCGAAGAGAGCGCAGTCCACGAGGAGGACGAGTCCGAGCTGTCCTAG
- a CDS encoding MBL fold metallo-hydrolase: MTYSGDTRVGGPADVRELPELTISKLAVGPMDNNAYLLRCRRSGDAVLIDAAAEADRILELIGSDGLARAITTHRHPDHWGALAEVVGTTGARTVAHPDDADDLPVSIDEPVEHGSRVPVGESELQVVHLRGHTPGSIALRYDDPQGTTHLFTGDSLFPGGVGKTTSAGDFQSLIGDVEQRVFGVLGDDTWIYPGHGKDTTLGAERPSLPEWHARGW, from the coding sequence GTGACTTACTCCGGAGATACGCGGGTCGGGGGACCCGCCGACGTACGCGAACTGCCCGAGCTGACCATCAGCAAGCTGGCGGTCGGGCCGATGGACAACAACGCCTACCTGCTGCGGTGCCGCCGCTCCGGCGATGCGGTGCTGATCGACGCCGCCGCCGAGGCCGACCGCATCCTGGAACTCATCGGCTCCGACGGCTTGGCCCGCGCCATCACCACCCACCGCCACCCCGACCACTGGGGTGCCTTGGCGGAGGTCGTGGGAACCACCGGTGCGCGTACCGTCGCCCACCCCGACGACGCCGACGACCTGCCGGTCTCGATCGACGAGCCGGTAGAGCACGGATCGCGCGTCCCTGTGGGCGAGTCCGAACTCCAGGTCGTCCACCTGCGCGGGCACACCCCCGGTTCGATCGCCCTGCGCTACGACGACCCGCAAGGCACCACGCACCTGTTCACCGGCGACAGCCTGTTCCCCGGCGGTGTCGGCAAGACCACCAGCGCAGGGGACTTCCAGTCGCTGATCGGCGACGTCGAGCAGCGCGTCTTCGGGGTCCTCGGCGACGACACCTGGATCTACCCCGGCCACGGCAAGGACACCACCCTGGGTGCCGAGCGCCCCAGCCTCCCCGAGTGGCACGCCCGCGGCTGGTGA
- a CDS encoding enoyl-CoA hydratase-related protein yields MSDRAEHDGGFAGAGPAGRTGAQGAGEADAAASEESGGAAGSAAGAGEAADPLVRRETARGVAVLTLDSPANRNALSARLRADLSGALAAAMADDAVRAVLLTGTGPAFCAGADLKEIAAERAGTPPPVAAPGMAELFSAIMEAPKPVVVKLNGPARAGGIGLVAAADIAIAPEDATFAFTEVRIGVIPAIISVPVAARMHDRQLTRYFLTGESFGAAAAAAAGLVTTAVPRTELDSATEAVLEGMRGAAPRALSGTKDLLSRAGAVAPGERAVELAHMAELSAEYFAGEDAAEGRAAFLEKRSPKWVL; encoded by the coding sequence ATGTCAGATCGAGCGGAGCACGACGGCGGCTTCGCGGGCGCAGGCCCGGCGGGTCGCACCGGCGCGCAAGGAGCAGGCGAGGCCGACGCGGCGGCGTCGGAGGAGTCCGGCGGTGCCGCCGGAAGCGCAGCGGGCGCAGGGGAGGCCGCCGACCCGCTGGTGAGGCGGGAGACCGCAAGGGGCGTGGCGGTGCTCACGCTCGACTCCCCGGCGAACCGCAACGCCCTCTCCGCGCGGCTGCGCGCCGACCTCTCCGGTGCCTTGGCCGCGGCCATGGCGGACGACGCCGTTCGGGCGGTCCTTCTCACGGGCACGGGACCGGCTTTCTGCGCGGGGGCCGACCTCAAGGAGATCGCCGCCGAACGCGCCGGCACCCCGCCTCCGGTCGCCGCGCCGGGCATGGCCGAGTTGTTCTCCGCGATCATGGAGGCGCCCAAGCCGGTCGTCGTGAAGCTCAACGGCCCGGCGCGTGCCGGGGGGATCGGCCTGGTGGCGGCGGCCGACATCGCGATCGCACCCGAGGACGCCACTTTCGCGTTCACCGAGGTCCGCATCGGCGTCATCCCGGCGATCATCTCGGTGCCTGTTGCGGCCCGCATGCACGACCGCCAGCTCACCCGTTACTTCCTGACGGGCGAGTCCTTCGGCGCCGCGGCCGCCGCCGCGGCGGGCCTGGTGACGACAGCGGTGCCGCGCACCGAACTCGACTCGGCGACCGAGGCGGTCCTGGAGGGCATGCGCGGCGCGGCGCCGCGCGCGCTGAGTGGGACCAAGGACCTGCTGTCGCGCGCGGGAGCGGTGGCGCCGGGGGAGCGCGCGGTCGAGCTTGCGCACATGGCCGAGCTCTCCGCGGAGTACTTCGCCGGGGAGGACGCCGCCGAGGGCCGCGCCGCCTTCCTGGAGAAGCGATCACCGAAGTGGGTGTTGTAA
- a CDS encoding peroxiredoxin: MNIGDPAPDFELHDQDGAARTLGGMLSAGESVVLFFYPAAMTPGCTAESCHFRDLAAEFAEAGARRVGISADNVDTQRAFADKNGFDYPLLSDPDGTVAVRYGVRRSGPLAALSPTRRTTFVIGSDQRIRHVIKSELRMQAHADGALRVLREGRKQSGRGG, from the coding sequence GTGAACATCGGAGACCCCGCTCCCGACTTCGAGCTGCACGACCAGGACGGCGCCGCCCGCACTCTCGGCGGCATGCTGTCCGCGGGCGAGTCCGTGGTCCTCTTCTTCTACCCGGCGGCCATGACACCGGGGTGCACGGCCGAGAGCTGCCACTTCCGCGATCTCGCAGCCGAGTTCGCCGAGGCGGGCGCCCGCCGCGTGGGTATCAGCGCCGACAACGTCGACACCCAGCGCGCCTTCGCCGACAAGAACGGGTTCGACTATCCGCTGCTGTCCGACCCCGACGGGACCGTCGCCGTTCGCTACGGCGTGCGGCGCAGCGGTCCGCTGGCGGCTCTGTCGCCGACCCGCCGCACCACCTTCGTGATCGGTTCCGACCAGCGGATCCGGCACGTCATCAAGAGCGAACTGCGCATGCAGGCCCACGCCGACGGCGCCCTGCGGGTCCTGCGCGAGGGGCGGAAGCAGAGCGGCCGCGGCGGCTGA
- a CDS encoding alkaline phosphatase family protein encodes MPVPTYPDDLKVPSYEESLAALSTSVLASLGVAGEPDPLRLPPVRRACVLLVDGMGWQALGEYRVHAPFLAELLETGTHIAAGCPTTTATSLATMGTGRVPGHHGVVGYQVAVPGTERVLNQLRWGDPDIVPEDWQPHATAYERAERAGVRTAYIADGAYRGSGLSRASARGARYVGADSATELAVRAGEALGGDDRVLAFVYHSDLDSFGHVYGVDSPYWRLHLGHVDRLAEQIADSLPPDSALYITADHGMVDTAPDTRVDVESEPAFAAGVRLRAGEPRARHLYTREGAAADVAATWRDLLGERALVLTREEAVADGLFGDVEDAVRPRIGDVVAFARGATALVAPASERTVSRLIGHHGSLTSAELRVPLLQVATVA; translated from the coding sequence GTGCCCGTGCCCACCTACCCCGACGACCTGAAAGTGCCGAGCTACGAGGAGTCCCTGGCCGCGCTGAGCACATCGGTGCTGGCCTCACTGGGGGTCGCCGGCGAGCCCGACCCGCTGCGGCTGCCGCCGGTCCGCAGGGCCTGCGTGCTGCTCGTCGACGGGATGGGCTGGCAGGCGCTGGGCGAGTACCGCGTCCACGCTCCCTTCCTGGCCGAGCTGCTGGAGACCGGCACCCACATCGCCGCCGGATGCCCCACCACCACCGCCACCAGCCTGGCCACGATGGGCACCGGGCGGGTGCCCGGCCACCACGGCGTCGTGGGATACCAGGTCGCTGTTCCCGGCACCGAACGGGTCCTCAACCAGCTGCGGTGGGGCGACCCCGACATCGTCCCCGAGGACTGGCAGCCGCACGCCACCGCTTACGAGCGCGCCGAACGCGCCGGCGTACGCACCGCCTACATCGCCGACGGCGCCTACCGCGGCAGCGGGCTGAGCCGGGCCTCGGCGCGCGGTGCCCGCTACGTCGGCGCCGACAGCGCCACCGAACTCGCCGTGCGCGCCGGCGAGGCACTCGGCGGCGACGACCGGGTCCTCGCGTTCGTCTACCACTCCGACCTGGACTCCTTCGGCCACGTCTACGGCGTCGACTCCCCCTACTGGCGGCTGCATCTGGGCCACGTCGACCGGCTCGCCGAGCAGATCGCCGACTCCCTGCCGCCCGATTCCGCGCTCTACATCACCGCCGACCACGGCATGGTCGACACCGCACCGGACACCCGCGTCGACGTCGAGTCCGAACCCGCGTTCGCCGCCGGTGTGCGGCTGCGCGCCGGCGAGCCGCGCGCACGCCACCTCTACACACGCGAGGGGGCCGCCGCGGACGTCGCCGCCACCTGGCGCGACCTCCTCGGTGAGCGGGCCCTGGTCCTCACCCGCGAGGAGGCCGTGGCCGACGGCCTCTTCGGCGACGTCGAGGACGCCGTGCGGCCGCGCATCGGCGACGTCGTCGCCTTCGCCCGGGGCGCCACCGCCCTAGTGGCACCGGCGTCCGAACGCACCGTGAGCAGGCTGATCGGCCACCACGGTTCGCTGACGTCCGCCGAGCTGCGGGTGCCCCTGTTGCAGGTCGCCACCGTGGCCTAG
- a CDS encoding DUF5998 family protein, with the protein MRKTRAVSTDWRSEIERSGYYPALVIDAVALALGDEAAEAFVVHHEATFDPGLEMRRHITVMLLTPTRLLVCHTDEHPPAEAGGRPHASTTTDAIRLGNIQSVALTRVVSDPANYVPGTMPSEAVLSIGLSVSPGAIANIDLEPASCTDESCDADHGYTGAITAEPLTVRVSQTADGTESVENLIHFTDVLSEATGG; encoded by the coding sequence ATGAGGAAAACGCGTGCCGTGTCCACCGACTGGCGCTCGGAGATCGAGCGCAGCGGCTACTACCCGGCCCTGGTGATCGACGCCGTGGCATTGGCGCTCGGCGACGAGGCCGCCGAGGCTTTCGTCGTCCACCACGAGGCCACCTTCGACCCAGGCCTGGAGATGCGGCGGCACATCACCGTCATGCTCCTGACGCCCACCCGGCTGCTGGTCTGCCACACCGACGAGCATCCGCCCGCCGAGGCCGGAGGCCGCCCGCACGCATCGACCACCACCGACGCCATCCGGTTGGGCAACATCCAGTCGGTCGCACTTACGCGGGTCGTCTCCGACCCCGCCAACTACGTGCCCGGCACCATGCCCAGCGAAGCCGTGCTCAGCATCGGACTGAGCGTCAGTCCCGGCGCCATCGCCAACATCGACCTCGAACCCGCGTCGTGCACCGACGAGTCCTGCGACGCCGACCACGGCTACACCGGCGCCATCACCGCCGAGCCCCTCACCGTACGGGTCAGTCAGACCGCCGACGGCACCGAATCCGTGGAGAACCTGATCCACTTCACCGACGTGCTGTCGGAGGCCACCGGCGGCTGA